Genomic DNA from Jonesia denitrificans DSM 20603:
CGATGATGTCCCCGGCTTTTCCATGAATACGCCGACCAAGGAGCGGTTCGAGGGTGTACCGGATAGAAATAGGGCGTCCACGCCGGTGGATGGCGTAGGCCAGAGCAAGCCCGACAACAACATAAATTGACCAGGCGTGCACACCCCAGTGCAGGTATGTTTGTCGCAGTGAATACTGGGCCAATTGTTCTGGGGTCCCCTCCACCCCAGGGCGCGGGTTCGCGAAGTGCGAGAGCGGCTCGCTTAACCCGTAAAACACCAACCCGATACCCATCCCAGCGGCAAACAGAAGCGCCAGCCAGGACATGTTGGAGAACTCAGGGTCATCATCGTCTTTACCGAGCTTGATATCACCGTATTTAGAGAACCCAATGTAAAGGCAAAAAACAACAAAACCTGCTGCGATGAGGACGTAGTACCAGCTGAATGAGTCAATAACGTTTGTCTGAATGTTCGAGAAAAGTTTCTCAGCAGAGTCCGGCGCAATGATTGCAAACGCTGCGAAAATTGCAACTATGATCGCGGCGGGCCAGAACACGAGCCGCGCAACGGGCGCATCAGTAGTTGTCGGGGCGTCAACCGGCGGGTGCACCGAATCTGAGGTATCGGACGTGTGGGTACTCATGGGATCAGAGTAAACGGATCACCCACATCCCGCCGGGCGAAAACCACGGTGTGTGGGTGATTTCACGGCTGTGGCGTGCCACGATGACCATATGGGCATCGATCTTGAGTCGCTATACATGGATCTTCACCGTCACCCGGAATTGTCATTTCAGGAATTTCGCACCGCGGCGGTGGTGGAGGAACACCTCACCACCCTTGGCTTTGACGTGCACACCACCATTGGCGGCACCGGGGTCGTCGGCGTCCTTGACAACGGGGACGGGCCGGTGGTGCTGCTACGCGCCGACATGGATGGCCTACCCGTGGAAGAACTCAGCGGCCTCGACTACGCCTCAACTGCCACCGCACGCGACCACACCGGTCAATTCGTTCCTGTCATGCACGCGTGCGGCCACGACGTGCACGTCACAGCGTTGATTGGTGCAGTAGAAGAACTCGTAGCCACCTCCGATGAATGGGCAGGCACCCTCATTGTGCTGTTCCAACCTGCGGAAGAACACGGCGGCGGGGCCCAAGTCATGGTCGATGACGGCCTGTATGACCTCATTCCCACACCTGACGTTGTTCTTGGTCAACACGTCACCCCCCTCCCTGCGGGGGTGCTCTCCCTCCATGACGGGGTGACCATGGCTGGGGACGATTCGTTACGCATCACCCTTCATGGCGTGGGCGGGCACGGGTCACGACCCGAAGCGACCGTGGACCCTATCGTCATGGCTGCGAACGTCGTTCAGCGGCTCCAACAAGTGGTCTCCCGCGGAATTGCCGCGACCGAGTCAGTGGTCATCACAGTGGGGCAACTCCACGCCGGAACAAAAAACAACATCATCCCCTCCTCGGCAACTCTGGGGTTATCTGTGCGCACCTTTGACGATGCGGTACGCACCACCGTCCTTCGAGCTATTGAACGTGTCGTGCAAGCAGAAGCCGGGGCGGCGGGCTCCCCCACCGCCCCAGAAGTCATCTACGAGGAACGCTACCCCGTGACCGTCAACCACACCGACTCGGTGGCGAGACTTCGTGAAGCGTTCACCAGCGAGTTTGGTGCCCACCAGATTGTTGATGTGGGGGTTGTTTCTGGCAGTGAAGACGTCGGCAACCTTGCGTTGGCTGCTGGTGCCCCACTGGTGTACTGGTTCCTTGGTGGTGCCGACCCCGCCTTGTTTGAGGGTATGACAGACACCGATCGGATGCCTGCGAACATCCCCTCAAACCACTCGCCGTACTTCGCGCCAGTTCTCCAACCCACCCTCACTCGAGGAGTGGAAGCGCTGGTCATCGCTGCCCGTGAATGGTTGCTGTAGCACAGGCGCAGAACGACACAGGTCTTTGTGCGGGACTACTTTTTGCGCGACGGGAACAACCGGCGTTTGTTCGTGGCCGCCAAATCAATGAGCTCGTCACCGCGCCCTGATAACACTGTGCGAATCGCATACAACGTGAAGCCCTTAGCCTGTTCCGCAGTGATCGTGGGCGGCATCGACAGTTCATGGCGGGCAGTGACCACATCAACGAGGACCGGTCCCTCATGAGCGAACGCTTCACGTAACGCAGCCTCCACATCGCCAGAGTTCTCCACCCGAATCCCCGTGATCCCCACCGCCTGGGCAAGAGCCGCAAAATTTGGGTTCTCCAAGTCGGTGGCGTGGTTGACAATCCCCGCTGCTTTCATTTCTAGTTCCACAAAATTCAGTGACGAGTTGTTATACACCACCATCTTCACTGGAAGTTTCTGCTGCGCTACTGTCAACAACTCCCCCAGCAGCATAGACAACCCACCATCACCGCACATCGCCACCGTGGGGCGGGTACGGTCATGGCTGAGAACCCCCAAGCTTTGCGGCAACGCATTCGCCATTGTTCCGTGACTAAACGACCCAATGAGACGCCGCTTCCCATTCATGGTCAGGTACCGGGCCGCATACATGACAGGTGACCCAACATCGGGGATAAACACCGCATCGTCAGGGGCAATCTGGTCAAGCACACGGGTCAGGTACTGCGGGTGAATGTCCACACCATCAGGTTCTGGGGTGGCCACATCATCAAGTTGAGCACGGCTCTTCTCATACTGTTTCCGCGCAGCCTTCAGGTGCTTGTCACCCTTAGCATCAAGGTGAGGAAGGAGCGCATCCACCGTGGATTTCACATCCCCCCGCAACGCAATATCCACCGGATACCGGCGCCCAATATGTTCCCCACGAATATCCACCTGAATGACGGTGTTCTTCTCGGGAATGAACTGCGGGTACGGGAAATCCGTGCCCAACAACAGGAGCGCATCGGCGTCCTGCATGGCCTGATACCCGGACGCGAACCCCAGCAGCCCGGTCAGCCCCACATCGTACGGGTTATCCGGCTCCAAGTACTCCTTACCCCGCAACGCGTGCACGACAGGGGCTGACAACCGCTTTGCCAATGCCCGCACCTGCGTATGCGCGTCTTTCGTCCCAGCACCCCCCAAAATCGTGACAGACGATGCGGCATTCAGTGCGTCCGCTGCCTGCTGGATCTGTACGGGCGCAGGCGTCGTTGACGACTGCGTGGCAGTCACTACCGTCACCTCATTCGAGGGAATGTCAGCCAACGCCACATCACCAGGAATCACAAGAACCGCAACCCCGCGCTGCTCTACGGCAGCGCGCATCGCGATGCGCAACAACCGAGGCATCTGCTCCGGGCTTGCCACATACTCGCAATACACAGAACACTCCCGGAACAGATCCTGCGGGCGGGTCTCCTGAAAATACTCGGTCCCAATCTCGGCGGTAGGAATGTGGGCGGCAATTGCCAACACGGGAACACGATTACGTTGCGCGTCATACAACCCATTAATCAGGTGCAAATTTCCTGGCCCACAACTGCCTGCACACACCGACAAGGTACCCGACATCTCCGCTTCCGCACCCGCAGCAAACGCCGCCGACTCCTCATGACGAACCGGCACCCACGCGATCCCCTCATGCTGGCGAATCGCCTCCGTGATCCCATTCAACGAATCCCCGGAAATCCCATACATGCGCTCCACCCCATTGGCAACAAGGGTGTCAATCAGGTTCTCAGCGACAGTAGCCACAACGCGTCACATCCTTTCGCTCGGTTCCTCCACCCTATGACGGAACAGCCCAACGCGAACCTCGAACGCTGTCACACCCGCGACCTTTACGGTCAGCACCCCTACGCAGCGGAAGACACGACACAGAGCGAACCAAAGGAAGAGAACTCAGCACAGGACAGGGGGACTTCGCCCCCGCGGCTGCCTCCCCACCTTCGCATGTGGACCATTCTGAACGTGTGGGTGCTGATAATTGTGGTCCACATACAGTGAAAGTGGTCCACACAGGAGGCGGGGGATCGCGCTGTGGCGCGGGAACGTACGGTGGAGCAGGGGTGCGAGACGTGCAACGGGGCGAAGGTCCTAGACAACCTGAGGGTGCGGCGGGTACAAATGGATGTGCGTTGCTCCCACCTGGACGGGCGCAACGTTGGGGCTATAGCTCAGTTGGTAGAGCGTTTCGTTCGCAATGAAAAGGTCAGGGGTTCGATTCCCCTTAGCTCCACGTCACCAAACCCCTGGAACCACCATGGTTCTCGGGGTTTTGTGCATTATTGACGCACCTACGCGCTGGACCAGGGTGGCCATTATGGCGAGCCACCCGCTTGTGGACCATTTCCTCTTCGTGCGGACGAGTTTTCTTGGTCCGTACGCCATAAAAATGGTCCGCACGGGAGGCGAGAGACTGACCTCGAAGGTCACGGCGCCACGCCTTTCATGGCATATTGGGGGAAAGGTCTCACCGGCACGCTTACCCGAAACCCTCGCCCTGCATTCCCACCCAGCGCTGAAGGAACCCGCCATGGTGCATCAACACACCACACCCCTGTGGTCAGGAACAACACGCGCCATACAGCCATGTTCAGCAGCCGCGGTACGCGCCACACGGACGCCGGGCGAGGCGGGCTGGTTGCGCAGGTCGCGCATCGGCAGGTTGGTTGTGGGGGTTGCCGTGC
This window encodes:
- a CDS encoding amidohydrolase — protein: MGIDLESLYMDLHRHPELSFQEFRTAAVVEEHLTTLGFDVHTTIGGTGVVGVLDNGDGPVVLLRADMDGLPVEELSGLDYASTATARDHTGQFVPVMHACGHDVHVTALIGAVEELVATSDEWAGTLIVLFQPAEEHGGGAQVMVDDGLYDLIPTPDVVLGQHVTPLPAGVLSLHDGVTMAGDDSLRITLHGVGGHGSRPEATVDPIVMAANVVQRLQQVVSRGIAATESVVITVGQLHAGTKNNIIPSSATLGLSVRTFDDAVRTTVLRAIERVVQAEAGAAGSPTAPEVIYEERYPVTVNHTDSVARLREAFTSEFGAHQIVDVGVVSGSEDVGNLALAAGAPLVYWFLGGADPALFEGMTDTDRMPANIPSNHSPYFAPVLQPTLTRGVEALVIAAREWLL
- the poxB gene encoding ubiquinone-dependent pyruvate dehydrogenase, with translation MATVAENLIDTLVANGVERMYGISGDSLNGITEAIRQHEGIAWVPVRHEESAAFAAGAEAEMSGTLSVCAGSCGPGNLHLINGLYDAQRNRVPVLAIAAHIPTAEIGTEYFQETRPQDLFRECSVYCEYVASPEQMPRLLRIAMRAAVEQRGVAVLVIPGDVALADIPSNEVTVVTATQSSTTPAPVQIQQAADALNAASSVTILGGAGTKDAHTQVRALAKRLSAPVVHALRGKEYLEPDNPYDVGLTGLLGFASGYQAMQDADALLLLGTDFPYPQFIPEKNTVIQVDIRGEHIGRRYPVDIALRGDVKSTVDALLPHLDAKGDKHLKAARKQYEKSRAQLDDVATPEPDGVDIHPQYLTRVLDQIAPDDAVFIPDVGSPVMYAARYLTMNGKRRLIGSFSHGTMANALPQSLGVLSHDRTRPTVAMCGDGGLSMLLGELLTVAQQKLPVKMVVYNNSSLNFVELEMKAAGIVNHATDLENPNFAALAQAVGITGIRVENSGDVEAALREAFAHEGPVLVDVVTARHELSMPPTITAEQAKGFTLYAIRTVLSGRGDELIDLAATNKRRLFPSRKK